From Cellulosimicrobium cellulans, the proteins below share one genomic window:
- a CDS encoding SDR family oxidoreductase, which translates to MRAAVTGVTGYVGGRLVPELLRAGFEVRALARHPERLAGREWVHDVETVAADAADLEQTRAALQGADVAYYLVHSLGTGSTFEARDRRTALTFARAAREAGVGRIVYLGGMFPDVPEGGLSRHLASRKEVGEILLASGVPTTVLQAAVILGSGSASFEMMRYLTERLPAMTTPKWVDNRIQPIAVRDVLRYLVGSATMPPDVSRAFDVGGPDVLTYRDMMQRYARVAGLPRRAIVSVPVLTPKLSSHWVGLVTPVPSGIARPLVESLQHEVVCREHDIRRYVPDPPEGLLGFDRAVELALERIHDGEVVTRWSSASVPGAPSDPLPSDPDWAGGSLYVDERRTVVDAPRDVLWRVVEEIGGQGGWYSWSLAWRVRGLLDRAVGGPGLRRGRRDERHLRVDDELDWWRVEAIEPGRRLLLRAEMRLPGLAWLELRVDEAAAELPDATDPDAPGPSPDDASGSGRTYFAQRALFYPHGLAGQLYWWAVKPFHGVVFGGMQRNVAAAAERAARDGETFQGRARP; encoded by the coding sequence GTGAGGGCCGCGGTCACCGGCGTCACCGGCTACGTGGGCGGGCGGCTCGTGCCCGAGCTGCTGCGCGCGGGGTTCGAGGTGCGCGCGCTGGCACGGCACCCCGAGCGGCTCGCGGGGCGCGAGTGGGTGCACGACGTCGAGACGGTGGCCGCGGACGCCGCCGACCTCGAGCAGACCCGCGCGGCGCTCCAGGGCGCCGACGTCGCGTACTACCTCGTGCACTCGCTCGGCACCGGGAGCACGTTCGAGGCGCGCGACCGCCGCACCGCGCTCACGTTCGCGCGCGCGGCGCGCGAGGCGGGCGTCGGGCGGATCGTGTACCTCGGCGGGATGTTCCCGGACGTCCCGGAGGGCGGGCTCTCGCGCCACCTCGCCTCGCGCAAGGAGGTCGGCGAGATCCTGCTCGCCTCGGGCGTCCCGACGACGGTCCTCCAGGCGGCGGTGATCCTCGGTTCCGGGTCCGCGTCGTTCGAGATGATGCGCTACCTCACCGAGCGGCTCCCGGCCATGACGACGCCGAAGTGGGTCGACAACCGCATCCAGCCCATCGCGGTGCGGGACGTGCTGCGCTACCTCGTCGGGTCCGCGACGATGCCGCCCGACGTCTCGCGCGCGTTCGACGTCGGCGGGCCCGACGTCCTCACGTACCGCGACATGATGCAGCGCTACGCGCGGGTGGCCGGGCTCCCCCGGCGCGCGATCGTCAGCGTCCCGGTGCTCACGCCGAAGCTCTCGAGCCACTGGGTCGGGCTCGTCACGCCCGTGCCGTCAGGCATCGCGCGGCCGCTCGTCGAGTCGCTCCAGCACGAGGTCGTGTGCCGGGAGCACGACATCCGGCGGTACGTGCCCGACCCGCCCGAGGGCCTCCTCGGGTTCGACCGCGCCGTCGAGCTGGCCCTGGAACGCATCCACGACGGCGAGGTGGTGACGCGCTGGTCGTCCGCCTCGGTGCCGGGAGCGCCGTCGGACCCCCTGCCGAGCGACCCCGACTGGGCCGGCGGCTCGCTGTACGTCGACGAGCGGCGGACGGTCGTCGACGCGCCGCGCGACGTGCTCTGGCGCGTCGTCGAGGAGATCGGCGGGCAGGGCGGCTGGTACTCGTGGTCGCTCGCGTGGCGCGTGCGCGGGCTCCTGGACCGCGCCGTCGGCGGGCCCGGGCTGCGCCGCGGTCGACGCGACGAGCGGCACCTGCGCGTGGACGACGAGCTCGACTGGTGGCGGGTCGAGGCGATCGAGCCGGGCCGTCGTCTGCTGCTCCGGGCCGAGATGCGCCTGCCGGGGCTCGCCTGGCTCGAGCTGCGCGTCGACGAGGCGGCCGCGGAGCTCCCGGACGCCACCGACCCCGACGCACCCGGGCCGTCGCCCGACGACGCGAGCGGATCCGGCCGGACGTACTTCGCGCAGCGCGCGCTGTTCTACCCGCACGGCCTCGCGGGCCAGCTCTACTGGTGGGCGGTCAAGCCCTTCCACGGCGTCGTGTTCGGCGGGATGCAGCGCAACGTCGCCGCGGCGGCAGAGCGCGCCGCGCGCGACGGCGAAACGTTTCAGGGCCGCGCACGTCCTTGA
- a CDS encoding glycoside hydrolase family 9 protein has protein sequence MHPRPTAVLAAGALLVASLAATTPASAAPDPTPVPAAAAAAAAEPNYAEALQKSLFFYDAQRSGDLPDDFRVSWRGDSALDDGADVGLDLTGGWYDAGDHVKFGLPMAFTTTMLAWGAIASPDGYAASGQRDELLDSLRWVNDYFIKAHPEPDVLYAQVGDGDADHKWWGPAEAMQMARPAYKVDRSCPGSDVAGETAAAMAASSIVFADDDPAYAAELVEHAEQLYAFADTYRGKYSDCVPVGAFYNSWSGYQDELVWGAAWLYEATGDPAYLAKAEQEYAGLSRENQTSTPSYRWTIAWDDKTYGAYALLAQATGKQQYVDDANRWLDYWTTGYQGSRVRYSPGGQAFLDSWGSLRYAANTAFVALTYGEWLLGRGDTTRAQTYQDFGERQIGYALGDNPRGASYVVGYGEDSPQNPHHRTAHGSWLDSLAEPVATRHVLYGALVGGPGAPDDAYTDSRSDYVANEVATDYNAGFTSALAFLVGEHGGAPLADFPQPEAPDQDEFFVESRLNQPGTAFTEIKAVLRNRSAFPARVLDDVRLRYWFTLDDGADPATLRATTNYSECPGATADVGHAGGDQYFVEIDCSGSVVYPGGQSQHRREVQFRVTADVWDASDDWSFAQVATGDALTKNARITLYEGDELLWGDEPSAGPVEPDTTPPSSPGVPTVSGVTATGASVAWAPSSDAGSGVAGYDVLLDGVRVATASGTTHTLTGLAPETTYRVALVATDRAGNASAPGPAAAFTTPATPTGPATGACAVRWSSSDWGSGGTVTLRLTNTGTTALDGWALAFTFPSGQTVTNGWSATWTQSGPDVTVRSAAWNGTLAPGASVEVGANVAHGGVSTPPSRFTLVDGSGGTECTVG, from the coding sequence ATGCACCCACGACCCACCGCGGTCCTCGCCGCGGGCGCCCTGCTCGTCGCGAGCCTCGCGGCCACGACCCCGGCCTCGGCCGCGCCCGACCCGACGCCGGTCCCGGCAGCGGCCGCCGCTGCCGCCGCCGAGCCGAACTACGCCGAGGCACTCCAGAAGTCCCTCTTCTTCTACGACGCCCAGCGCTCGGGCGACCTCCCCGACGACTTCCGCGTGAGCTGGCGCGGCGACTCCGCGCTCGACGACGGCGCCGACGTCGGGCTCGACCTCACGGGCGGCTGGTACGACGCGGGCGACCACGTGAAGTTCGGGCTGCCCATGGCGTTCACCACGACGATGCTCGCGTGGGGCGCGATCGCGAGCCCCGACGGGTACGCGGCGTCGGGCCAGCGGGACGAGCTGCTCGACTCGCTGCGCTGGGTCAACGACTACTTCATCAAGGCCCACCCCGAGCCGGACGTGCTGTACGCGCAGGTCGGCGACGGCGACGCGGACCACAAGTGGTGGGGCCCCGCCGAGGCGATGCAGATGGCTCGGCCGGCGTACAAGGTCGACCGGTCCTGCCCCGGGAGCGACGTCGCGGGCGAGACCGCGGCGGCCATGGCCGCGTCGTCGATCGTCTTCGCGGACGACGACCCGGCGTACGCGGCCGAGCTCGTGGAGCACGCCGAGCAGCTCTACGCCTTCGCCGACACGTACCGCGGCAAGTACTCCGACTGCGTGCCCGTGGGCGCGTTCTACAACTCGTGGTCCGGCTACCAGGACGAGCTCGTCTGGGGCGCGGCCTGGCTCTACGAGGCGACGGGCGACCCGGCGTACCTCGCCAAGGCCGAGCAGGAGTACGCCGGTCTCTCCCGCGAGAACCAGACGAGCACGCCGTCGTACCGCTGGACGATCGCGTGGGACGACAAGACGTACGGCGCGTACGCGCTGCTGGCCCAGGCCACCGGCAAGCAGCAGTACGTCGACGACGCGAACCGGTGGCTCGACTACTGGACCACCGGGTACCAGGGGTCGCGCGTGCGGTACTCCCCCGGCGGGCAGGCGTTCCTCGACTCGTGGGGCTCGCTGCGCTACGCCGCGAACACGGCGTTCGTCGCGCTGACCTACGGCGAGTGGCTGCTGGGTCGCGGCGACACGACCCGCGCGCAGACGTACCAGGACTTCGGGGAGCGCCAGATCGGCTACGCGCTCGGCGACAACCCGCGGGGTGCGTCGTACGTCGTCGGGTACGGCGAGGACTCCCCGCAGAACCCGCACCACCGCACCGCGCACGGCTCGTGGCTCGACTCGCTCGCCGAGCCGGTCGCGACGCGGCACGTCCTGTACGGCGCGCTCGTCGGGGGCCCCGGCGCACCGGACGACGCCTACACGGACAGCCGCTCGGACTACGTCGCGAACGAGGTCGCCACGGACTACAACGCCGGCTTCACGTCGGCGCTCGCATTCCTCGTCGGCGAGCACGGGGGCGCCCCGCTCGCCGACTTCCCGCAGCCCGAGGCCCCGGACCAGGACGAGTTCTTCGTCGAGTCGCGCCTCAACCAGCCCGGCACCGCGTTCACGGAGATCAAGGCCGTCCTGCGCAACCGGTCGGCGTTCCCGGCGCGCGTGCTCGACGACGTCCGCCTGCGGTACTGGTTCACGCTCGACGACGGCGCCGACCCGGCGACCCTGCGCGCCACGACGAACTACTCCGAGTGCCCCGGCGCGACGGCGGACGTCGGCCACGCAGGCGGCGACCAGTACTTCGTCGAGATCGACTGCTCGGGCTCGGTCGTGTACCCCGGGGGCCAGTCCCAGCACCGCCGCGAGGTGCAGTTCCGCGTCACGGCGGACGTCTGGGACGCCTCCGACGACTGGTCCTTCGCGCAGGTCGCGACCGGCGACGCCCTGACGAAGAACGCGCGCATCACGCTGTACGAGGGCGACGAGCTGCTGTGGGGCGACGAGCCGTCGGCGGGGCCGGTCGAGCCGGACACCACGCCGCCGTCGAGTCCGGGGGTTCCGACGGTCTCCGGCGTCACCGCGACCGGAGCGTCCGTCGCGTGGGCGCCGTCCTCGGACGCGGGCAGCGGCGTCGCCGGGTACGACGTGCTGCTCGACGGCGTGCGGGTCGCGACCGCGTCGGGCACCACCCACACGCTGACGGGACTCGCGCCCGAGACGACCTACCGCGTCGCCCTCGTCGCGACCGACCGGGCCGGGAACGCCTCCGCGCCCGGGCCGGCGGCGGCGTTCACGACCCCGGCGACGCCGACGGGTCCCGCGACCGGCGCCTGCGCCGTCCGCTGGTCGTCGAGCGACTGGGGCTCCGGCGGGACGGTGACCCTCCGGCTCACGAACACGGGCACGACGGCGCTCGACGGGTGGGCGCTCGCGTTCACCTTCCCGTCCGGGCAGACCGTGACGAACGGCTGGAGCGCCACCTGGACGCAGTCCGGCCCCGACGTCACCGTGCGGTCCGCCGCCTGGAACGGGACGCTCGCCCCCGGTGCGTCCGTGGAGGTCGGCGCGAACGTCGCGCACGGCGGCGTGAGCACGCCGCCCTCGCGGTTCACGCTGGTCGACGGGTCGGGCGGGACGGAGTGCACCGTCGGGTGA
- a CDS encoding DNA topoisomerase IB, whose amino-acid sequence MRLRRVSVSSPGYSRRPKGDSWVFLDVEGLPLSEEDEVERCTRLAVPPAWADVWICRYPDGHIQAFGRDVAGRGQYLYHEQWQVRRARRKHDHVLDVGRRLPAARRRVARELAQPGMGREKVLALAFRLLDLAYFRAGGEIYAQQNKSYGLATIRKEHARVRRDGSVHFHYPAKSGQVRDVVVDDPVVAELVTTLKRRRGGVELLAWREDGPDGRAAWHDVTSADVQAGIKERLGDDATPKDFRTWHATVLAARALADAGAAPASDRARRKVVTGIVKDVAEELGNTPAVARSSYIDPRLFDLWERGETIGSTRSQTRAERELLELLS is encoded by the coding sequence GTGCGACTGCGTCGGGTGTCCGTGTCCTCCCCCGGGTACTCGCGGCGCCCGAAGGGCGACTCCTGGGTGTTCCTCGACGTCGAGGGGCTCCCGCTCTCCGAGGAGGACGAGGTCGAGCGGTGCACGCGTCTCGCGGTCCCGCCGGCCTGGGCCGACGTCTGGATCTGCCGCTACCCCGACGGGCACATCCAGGCGTTCGGGCGCGACGTCGCCGGTCGGGGCCAGTACCTGTACCACGAGCAGTGGCAGGTGCGCCGTGCGCGGCGCAAGCACGACCACGTGCTCGACGTCGGCCGGCGCCTGCCCGCCGCCCGGCGCCGCGTCGCGCGCGAGCTCGCGCAGCCCGGCATGGGCCGCGAGAAGGTGCTCGCCCTCGCGTTCCGGCTGCTCGACCTCGCGTACTTCCGTGCCGGCGGCGAGATCTACGCCCAGCAGAACAAGAGCTACGGCCTGGCGACGATCCGCAAGGAGCACGCACGGGTCCGGCGCGACGGGAGCGTGCACTTCCACTACCCCGCGAAGTCGGGCCAGGTGCGCGACGTCGTCGTGGACGACCCGGTGGTCGCCGAGCTCGTCACGACGCTCAAGCGGCGCCGCGGCGGCGTCGAGCTGCTCGCGTGGCGCGAGGACGGCCCCGACGGGCGCGCCGCGTGGCACGACGTCACGAGCGCCGACGTCCAGGCGGGCATCAAGGAACGGCTCGGCGACGACGCGACGCCCAAGGACTTCCGCACCTGGCACGCGACGGTGCTCGCGGCGCGCGCGCTCGCGGACGCCGGGGCCGCGCCCGCCTCCGATCGGGCGCGGCGCAAGGTCGTCACGGGGATCGTCAAGGACGTCGCCGAGGAGCTGGGGAACACCCCCGCCGTCGCGCGGTCCTCGTACATCGACCCGCGACTGTTCGACCTGTGGGAGCGCGGCGAGACCATCGGCTCGACCCGCTCCCAGACGCGCGCCGAGCGCGAGCTCCTGGAGCTCCTCTCGTGA